The Marmota flaviventris isolate mMarFla1 chromosome 5, mMarFla1.hap1, whole genome shotgun sequence genome includes the window ctgtcctctcctTGTTACTCTCCATATTCTGCCCTATACATATGGCATATAAGATGggcctgcaggggctggggttgtggctcagtggtggagcgcttgcctagtacacgcgaggcactgggttcgatcctcagcaccatataaaaataaaataaagggcttaCAGCTTTCTTGCCAGCCCTTGGCCTGAGAcaccttccttcttttctcaggTCACTCTCCTAGCCCCAGGAAAGCTACACTGAAACCCTGCAGAGGCTTTACCCCAGGCTCCTGCAGCCCCCTTGGAGGCCTTGCTTGGCTCACTTTCCCAGTACTGACTTCATCTTTTCTGCGCCTGCATCTTCCCCAAGACTGAAAATGCCTCAGAAATAGGAATGGGGTCTGGCCCATCAGTGACCCCAAAGCTTGGTCCATGGCATCTGGCAACATCTATGCGGTCTGAACTGTGTGGAAAGGGCATGCCACTCTGATCTATCCTTGATCTAGTGCCCCAGCTTCCTTGGTTGACTGCAATGAACAACCCTGACTTTTCTGGACACCCCTGATCCCTACTTCTGTGTTTTCTGCTTGAACTGCCTCTCTTCAAAATTCAAATATCACCATTCCTGCAGAGCTTTCTCTAACCTCCTACCTTCAAGATGCCTAGGCCATTCCATTTGCTGTGTTCCCACAGTACCTGGCCATATGTCTCTGTCTCACCTCAATCCACCTCCCCATAAGACTTTAGGGTCCTTAAGAGTTGGGCCCCAACAGGAGACTTCTGTGAGGATCTGCAAAATGGCTAAATTAAGCTTCTCTGGGGACTTTGTGGAAGGGTGTGGGGCAGGGGTGCCTGTACGTACTGTCGGATGGTTTCCATCTGCTCTTTGACAGACATGCCCCCAATGCAGAGAGCACAGCGCAGGAGAGGTGAGCTGTCCTCCTGCAGCAGGCGGCAGTAATATTCCAGGATGCCATGGGTTTGCCGGGCCAGTTCCCGCTGTAGGCACAAAGATAAAGCTGGCACCAGGTGATCCCAGTCTCTACCCTGCCCTCCAGTCCAGCCCATCTTACCGAGGGGCAGATGATGAGTCCATAGGGCCCCTCACGCTTAGAGAAAGGCAACCGCTTCTCTTGTTCCAGACAGAACATGATGACGGGCAGTGTGAACACCAACGTCTTGCCTGACCCCGTGAAGGCAATGCCAATCATGTCCCGGCCCGAAAGACTGTAGGAGAAGATAGCCTGAGGGCCAGGTCCAGCAGGAAACAGCAACTACTTCTCCAGTCAGACACTTGGTTATTGCTTCTCCCTGTCACTGCTTTCCTCAGGGACCCCAAGTCCATGGTCCATACTCACATGGTAGGGATACCTTGGATCTGAATAGGTGTTGGGTGGAGAATGCCTTTTTTCTTTAGGCCTCGCAGGATGGCTGTGGGAAACAGCAAGTGCTTTATCAGAGTCCTAGAGTCTGTAAGATCAGCACTACCCCACAAGCTGCAAGTGATGAAACAGGctcagggagagaaaggaagagagacttGTCCAATGCCAACGGGCTTGCTGGAGCCAGTATTCACACCCACAGCTATCTAAACCCAATAGCAGTTTCCCAGTGAAACTCTGTTACAGAAGACAGAGAACATGTACAGTTAGGACAGTTGAAAAATAAGTCTAAGGATATCCCTTTTTAAATCTCTCCATTCTTATTGTCTGGACTCAACACTGACAATGCTGAACTCAGTGGAGGCTAAGGCACACCTCACCAAGACTCGATTAGAAAAATGTAGCATTTCCTCTCTGTTCCCAGATACCTGCAGGAAACTTCATTTCCTTAAAGCTCTTGATGGGTGGTGGGATACCATCTCCCTCCACCAGGATGTGGTACTTCTTCCGAACTCGTTCATGCCGCTCTTCAGACATGCTCAGGACGTAACGGGGTGGTGTCCAACTGTGGGTGGGTGGTAGGGTTCAACAGAGGCCTTGGAACAGCTGGGCTTGGGGTGTCACTGCTAGTCTCAGCCACACACCATCCTAAGTAAGAGCAACTGAACAGTCTGGAAAGACATACCTGGTTTTGATTGGGTCATCATATGTAATGCCCTTGGCCATCTCCTTCACTGACATCAAGGCTGAGAAAACAAACATAACTCAGGGCTGGCTCCTGTTTCCCAGAGGCCAGATCCTATGAGATATTAAATGCCTCGGGATGCGGGGAGATGATTCAATCCACCTCCTTATTGTCCTAGCTACAACCCTACCTCGGCCTTCAGCCACACTCTCCAGaatcttctcttcttccttcagtTGCTTCTCCTTGGCAGATTCCTTGCGGGCTGAGAAAAGAACCCGAAGATGTGAGACACCAAAATAAGGCACTAAGCTTCGTTTGTACCTCCTCCCTGTCCAGGCAGTGTTGCCCAATCCACCTTCAGCCTTCTCTTTGAGGTGCTGATGCTGATCCAGGAGGCTGACGTTGGACTGAGGGCCCAAAGGGATGTCGTCCTCATCTCCTCGGGGCTCACTGCTGCTGTCCTGCTGCTCTTCCTCTGCAGCTCCCTTGCGTCTTCGCTGCAGCAGTTTCTGGAGCTGTGGTTCCACCAGTGTCTCTCAGAGTCAAGTccaaagtggtgtgtgtgtgtgtgtgtgtgtgtgtgtgtgtgtgtctgtctgtctgtctcggGGCGAGGGTAGCATGGTCCCCGGGGAGACTGCATCAGGATCCGGGCTTTTGAGTGTGGGACCTGTGCCTGGAGGCGCAGACTGCCTTACTCCTCAGGCCTGGTCGCCAGTCCTTCCTTTGCCTCGGGGCTACGCTCGCGAGTACAGAAACTTAGTTCTCAGAACTTGGGGAAGACCAGCGCCTCCTCCAATCCCAATGAAACCCGGTGGTCACGCCCCCATTCCTCCTCCGACCCTGATCCCTCACCAGAAGTTGTCGGCGCTGTCGCAGCGGCACATAGGGCACGTAATCCTCATcgtcctcatcctcatcctcggAGCGGCTTCCTCCTGCGGTCGCGTCGTCCGGGCGGGCGCGCTACAGATACAAGCGAATTAGACCCGAACTCCGCATCGCCCCCACCTTCACTCCCGCTCCCCACCCGCGTGGGCCCCAGCCTCGTTCCCACCTTCCGCTCGGGTTCCGACTCCTCCATCCTTTGTCGCACGCATGCGCGCCACGGCAAAACCACGCCTCATCTTTGAGCGAGATCCAATCCGATGAGAAGAAGCGGACGTCGGCGCCTAGCAACGATCTTGGAGAGCCGGATCGCGCAGAGGGACAAATTTCCTCATGAGGTGGGGGCGGGGCTGTGAGTGGCTACTCCACTGTTGCCAGGGCCTAAGACATCAGGTACGACGTGTAGGACACTGGAGAATTTGGAGCATGCGCAAAGGTTCAAACCCATCCAGAAGAAGACCCCCAGTGGAGACTGATCCGGAAGGGAGAAGGGCAGCCTGCCAGGTACCTAGCCAGACCTAAAGCATGACGCCATTAGTACGCCGCGGCCAGTGAACATTAAGCCCTCTAGTGACCCGGGGCTCCCGGATCTGGCAAGCTGGGATCCTGCCACTGTCTCCGCAGGAGCAGAGTGGGGCTTGATGAATAAATGACCCCGAACACCCACAACCGCTCTGACTGGTTTCATCTATGAGGCCACGCAGTGAGTGGTGAGGGATAAATAAAATCCTGATGACAGTGGTTTTTAATTGAGGCCCTGTACATATGTAAATGATGATTGTTGTAAATCCAATAATAGAGATCAGAGTGACCAACTAGAAGACTTAGAGCAAACACTGGATTTGAGTTTCCAGGGAAGTGTGGGAATCTCATTGCAGGGAGTGGAAAATAGAGGCTTCCTGAGCAAGAGTACAGCAGGAGTAAAGGTCTGGTGATGTGCAAGTACATACATTCTTCAGGGAATAAAGAGATCACCATGGCTGGTGAGAGGCCGGGGTAGCCAGGGATATGGTAGGAAAAGGATACTGGGTCCAGATGAAGCAGGGCAGTGACTGTTAAGTTATAAATTCAATTTCACTGGGGACTAGTAAAGAGGAATAACATGGTTTCCTTCATTCATGTTTAATAGGAGTAAATGCTGGGCACTGTTCATAGTGCTGAAGCATATAAAGGATGAACAAGACAATACACTTGGCATGTGAATGTTTTGTGGATTAGTtgagaagacagaaaacaaaccatgtttggaAAAAAGGCAGGACAAATGGCTTCTCATCTGAGATGTGGGATTAATAGGAATTTATGAAGGAAGATAATTGGGGAAGagggaaagatgagaaaaaaaatgttgggaatCCTACAGGTAGTAAGCCTAACTAGAGACTGCATGGCTGGGATGAGTGCTAAGCATCAGGCATCCAGGCACAAAAGACCCTGAATGCCACTCACATAAGCTTTTCTCTGTAAGCAAACGGACTATTTGATCAGGTCTTGATTTTTTGGCATGATGGAGCCACATTTTGGACAGCTATGCTAATTCAACTTTAAGGCAGGAGCTTGGTGCAAGAATGGCAGGAAGAGgaacacaaataaatataagaGAAAGGTTTCACAAGGAAGTGTTCACACTTCCTCAGAGACTGGAACAAATCAGGGACCAGGAATTGCTTGCCTGTGGTCAAATGCTGTTTCCCTTCTTTAGAAAACACATTCACGCATATCATGGTGGGGCTcaacctgggggtggggaggggaggttgTGATTTCTGGTCCTGTTTATAAAGCTCCACAAGCCTTCTTGCCAGTTATAGAACTCTCCTCTAGACACAGAACACCCCACATAAGCTCAAGTTAAGAGTTGGCTTTAGTAACGAAAACTACTTTGGAGACAGGGAACTTGGACATAAATGTATGTGAGTCATTTTAGgatatacatatttaaatctgaatttcCAAAACACCTCCGTCCATTTGGGGGATGAGACAGTTTGCTTGACTTTACAGACTGGTTCATTATCTTAGACTACATGTCCCATTCCCTCTAGGAAATCAGATCTAatttataaaaaatcattttacccTTAACTTTCCCTGACTAAATTAAGGCAGCGTAAGGAACCTGTAACTTGCCAGGCTATTGGGCACTGTCCGTAGAGGCCCATGATCTTTCCTAGACCCTTGCATGCAGAAAGACCACATCTAACTTGCAGATCACCCATCTTGTCAAGGGGCAAGCTGAGACATACAGCTGGGAGGGGCTGCTTCAAACTCACATACCAAAGTCCCTCCAACAGGAGGAAAGGGCACCGACCCCACAGTTACATAGGCCTTTGCTCAGTCCTGCTTGGTCAGAGTTCAGTGGAGTCACTTTCTTCAACTGTAAAATCCATTTAGGATTGCTTTGAAGAATTCTAAGGAAATTTAATAGAAACCAGGACAAACTGCTGACAATGGATTAGTGACTAAGGTGATCCCATGCTTCTGAGTATATTtgtcaccccaccccccacccagacCAGCAAATCACCATTCACATCAACTCTGTGTCCAAATGTTGCTTTATCTTTCAGCATGAAAGATCTTCACAGTATCAAAagtaaagaattgaaaaaaaataaaataaaaacaaaaacaaaaaactgaacacAAAGAGAGCAGTGTTGGGCCAGCAGTACCATCAGCCCCTGGCCCACAGCACAGGCCAGCCCAGTCCCCAGGTTCTGAGTATGGAGGCTGCATAGCACCAGGAAGCGGCTCTGCCGAGGTCCTGAGGGACTCTAGCACAGCACAGCATCCATTCAGCGTTTGGTTGGTCCAGGATggcaggagcagggaggggtcagggcaggtgggcaggacATGTGGGAGGAAAAACTGTAGACCTTCAGCTGGCAGTCGGGGCCTCAGGATGCCCTGAAGAAGCTTGACCTAAGCAGGgctgagaaagaataaaagagcaGGATCACAGTGAGAACAGTGCACGCCCGACCTACACGGACTCTGGGTCCCTGTGGAGGTAAGAACAGTGGTCTCCTATTTTTGTTCCTTAGGCTGAAAATGCTGAATAGATTCCCTGGATCACCTCG containing:
- the Ddx41 gene encoding probable ATP-dependent RNA helicase DDX41; the encoded protein is MEESEPERKRARPDDATAGGSRSEDEDEDDEDYVPYVPLRQRRQLLLQKLLQRRRKGAAEEEQQDSSSEPRGDEDDIPLGPQSNVSLLDQHQHLKEKAEARKESAKEKQLKEEEKILESVAEGRALMSVKEMAKGITYDDPIKTSWTPPRYVLSMSEERHERVRKKYHILVEGDGIPPPIKSFKEMKFPAAILRGLKKKGILHPTPIQIQGIPTILSGRDMIGIAFTGSGKTLVFTLPVIMFCLEQEKRLPFSKREGPYGLIICPSRELARQTHGILEYYCRLLQEDSSPLLRCALCIGGMSVKEQMETIRHGVHMMVATPGRLMDLLQKKMVSLDICRYLALDEADRMIDMGFEGDIRTIFSYFKGQRQTLLFSATMPKKIQNFAKSALVKPVTINVGRAGAASLDVIQEVEYVKEEAKMVYLLECLQKTPPPVLIFAEKKADVDAIHEYLLLKGVEAVAIHGGKDQEERTKAIEAFREGKKDVLVATDVASKGLDFPAIQHVINYDMPEEIENYVHRIGRTGRSGNTGIATTFINKACDESVLMDLKALLLEAKQKVPPVLQVLHPGDESMLDIGGERGCAFCGGLGHRITDCPKLEAMQTKQVSNIGRKDYLAHSSMDF